In Juglans microcarpa x Juglans regia isolate MS1-56 chromosome 7D, Jm3101_v1.0, whole genome shotgun sequence, the following are encoded in one genomic region:
- the LOC121239486 gene encoding uncharacterized protein LOC121239486: MRQRRWLELIKDYDCTINYHPGKANVVANALSMKSMGLAVVTLTTQHRLLMDLEKVGIEVITSDTSTFLASLIVQPTSINRIKAAQKVDLGLEILMEEVGNGSKVDFSIFEDGVLRFRGRLCVPANEELKMIPEWKWEHISMDFVTGLPRTLSGQDVIWVIVDRLTKTARFVPIKVSYKLNKLTELYVREIVKLHGVLVSIVSDRDPRFTSKFWRNLQEAMGTKLSFNTVFHPQTDG; encoded by the exons atgaggcagagaagGTGGCTTGAGTTaatcaaggattatgattgcaccatcAATTATCACCCGGgaaaagctaatgttgtagccaATGCCTTAAGTATGAAGTCAATGGGACTAGCAGTTGTAACCCTTACCACTCAACATAGGTTGTTAATGGACCTAGAAAAAGTCGGTATTGAGGTTATCACTAGTGATACAAGTACTTTCTTGGCCAGTTTAATAGTTCAACCAACCTCAATAAATAGAATCAAAGCTGCTCAAAAAGTGGATTTAGGGTTGGAGATACTAATGGAAGAAGTCGGGAACGGGAGCAAAGTTGACTTTAGCATTTTcgaggatggagttttaaggTTTAGAGGTAGATTGTGCGTGCCAGCTAATGAAGAACTGAAAATG attccagagtggaagtgggagcatatctCCATGGACTTTGTGACAGGCCTACCAAGGACATTGAGCGGACAAGATGttatatgggtgatcgtggatcgcttGACGAAAACCGCTcgttttgtgcccattaaagtttcttataaactgAACAAACTAACTGAGTTGTATGTGCGGGAGATAGTGAAGTTGCATGGGGTACTGGTATCaattgtgtcggatagagaccCTCGTTTCACTTCCAAGTTCTGGCGAAACTTAcaggaggcaatgggtactaagTTAAGTTTCAATACTGTATTtcaccctcagacagatggatag
- the LOC121239487 gene encoding uncharacterized protein LOC121239487, producing the protein MEFATLVQGTMTVHQYAAKFIELSCFAAYLIPDEEKKARKYKQGLNEKLYERVVGFQIRNFSKLVDKAIVFERSLQRSFALHNQRRKTISSGHHSGMDQGTWKNRNEGRKRDYANHCGKLDYYLRDFPLQLDSNRPPPPRVEGTVQGNIQRTTVPAQVFALTPGEDEDRNNTLSLFSNNATVLFDSEVTHSFISMTYSQLCTLETEKLKSKLVVATPTRNSVVSDKILPGCPLSIEGRLMPADLIVSNMIEFDVILGMDSLACYHPNIDCFKKEVVFRPPKESEFRFTGSKVRLHPPIISVIQVGKLLRDGCQGFLAYVVEAPKEELKLEKIPVVREYLEIFPEDLPRFPLEREVEFTIELVPGTAPLSKVPYRMAPSELVELKEQLQDLLDKSFIRPSVTPWELQLSL; encoded by the exons ATGGAATTTGCCACTTTGGTGCAGGGAACCATGACGGTGCACCAGTATGCAGCTAAATTCATTGAATTATCCTGTTTTGCTGCATATCTGATTCCTGATGAAGAAAAGAAGGCGCGTAAATATAAACAAGGGTtgaatgaaaaactttatgaacGAGTAGTGGGCTTTCAGATTCGAAACTTCTCAAAGTTGGTAGATAAGGCCATAGTTTTTGAACGAAGCCTTCAAAGGAGCTTTGCATTGCACAATCAGAGGAGGAAGACTATTTCATCGGGACATCATTCTGGCATGGACCAAGGAACGTGGAAAAATAGGAATGAAG GAAGGAAGCGGGACTATGCTAACCATTGTGGCAAATTGGATTACTATCTCAGGGACTTTCCTTTGCAATTGGATAGCAACAGGCCACCACCACCTAGGGTAGAAGGGACAGTGCAAGGCAACATCCAACGTACGACGGTGCCTGCACAAGTTTTTGCTTTGACACCTGGAGAGGATGAGGATAGGAATA ATactctttctctattttctaaTAATGCCACTGTGTTATTTGATTCGGAAGTGACACATTCTTTTATTTCCATGACTTATTCTCAACTTTGCACCTTAGAAACTGAAAAGTTAAAGTCCAAGTTAGTGGTCGCAACCCCAACAAGAAATTCGGTAGTCTCTGACAAGATTCTACCAGGGTGTCCTTTATCAATTGAGGGAAGATTAATGCCAGCAGATTTGATAGTCTCTAACATGATCgagtttgatgtgattttgggtatggattcaCTGGCTTGCTACCACCCCAATATagattgttttaaaaaggaagtggTATTTAgacccccaaaagaaagtgaatttcggTTCACAGGTTCGAAAGTGAGGTTGCATCCACCCATCATATCTGTCATTCAAGTTGGAAAATTGTTACGtgatggttgtcagggattcttaGCCTACGTGGTAGAAGCACCAAAAGAGGAGTTGAAGTTAGAGAAGATACCTGTAGTGAGGGAATATCTAGAGATTTTCCCAGAAGATTTACCTAGATTCCCTCTCGAGCGAGAGGTAGAGTTTACTATTGAACTAGTCCCAGGCACGGCACCTCTTTCAAAAGTACCTTACCGGATGGCACCGTCTGAATTAGTGGAACTCAAGGagcagttgcaagatttgttgGACAAGAGTTTCATCAGGCCCAGTGTAACACCTTGGGAGCTCCAGCTCTCTTTGTGA
- the LOC121239488 gene encoding cation/H(+) antiporter 4-like — translation MDMEVLKRTGRKALYTGIACILFPLIIGLSLGLSLKRSWLTKEEAYSLPFLTAFHSLTPFPVVVYLLEKLKILNSELGQLGLSAALVSDSIGLFLLVLATWSRVARAKGSFHVIFVGASSISYLLTVVFVFRPAMVWIVKQTPKGRPVKTVYIHMIMLLMLVSGLLSHSFNFCFVTGPFFLGLAVPDGPPLGSAIVNKFNCFTERVLLPLFVTICAMKADLGLISLGSNLLAFYIILLIATSAAKMVACLIPLLYSKMPINDALALALILSFKGEVHLSLYSYYGDDQVQLILDKALSLSIVAILINATIAPILVKYLYDPSRKYAGYKERDIMHNRPNAELRILVCIHEPDNIPTVIKLLEASGSTRQRPLTVYVLHLIKLIGRASPVFISHQMQKKTLSKTSYSENVIIAFSRFKQDNLDGISLLHVFTAISPPKYMHEDVCTLALYKLASLIVLPFHRKWSLDGFVESEDCAIRTLNCGVLELAPCSVGILVDRGRSTIPADSSYSVAMIFLGGSDDQEALTLAKRMANDMMNINLTVVHFVASGSEEIRDWGDLLDHEVLKDVKLNNVSGGYVTYIEEMVEDGPQTALIIHSMIDEYDLLIVGRRHNVVSPQTSGLAEWSEFPELGIIGDLLASTENNTRTSVLVVQQQQRRRRAIS, via the exons ATGGATATGGAAGTGTTAAAAAGGACGGGAAGAAAAGCCTTATATACTGGTATTGCCTGCATATTGTTCCCTTTGATAATTGGCTTGTCACTTGGACTGTCCCTTAAAAGATCTTGGCTCACCAAAGAAGAAGCATATAGTCTTCCATTTCTGACAGCATTTCATAGTTTAACTCCATTTCCGGTGGTCGTTTACCTTCTCGAGAAACTCAAGATCTTGAACTCTGAACTTGGTCAATTAGGCCTATCTGCAGCATTGGTTTCCGACTCGATTGGCttatttcttcttgttcttgccACATGGAGTAGGGTTGCCAGGGCAAAGGGTAGttttcatgttatttttgttggagCTTCAAGCATTAGCTATCTCTTAACAGTTGTATTTGTTTTTCGACCCGCAATGGTTTGGATAGTCAAGCAAACACCCAAAGGAAGGCCTGTCAAAACCGTATACATTCACATGATCATGCTGCTGATGCTTGTGTCTGGCTTGCTTTCTCATTcgtttaatttttgttttgtcacTGGACCCTTTTTTCTCGGTTTGGCGGTACCAGATGGACCGCCTTTAGGATCTGCCATTGTCAACAAGTTCAACTGCTTCACTGAACGTGTGCTACTTCCACTCTTTGTAACTATATGTGCTATGAAGGCTGATCTAGGTTTAATCAGCCTCGGTAGCAACTTGCTGGCCTTCTATATAATCCTCCTTATTGCGACTTCTGCTGCCAAAATGGTGGCCTGTTTGATTCCCCTCTTGTACTCCAAAATGCCCATAAATGATGCTCTAGCACTTGCTCTCATTTTGAGTTTCAAAGGTGAAGTTCATCTCAGCTTATATTCATACTACGGAGATGACCAG GTCCAACTTATACTAGACAAGGCGCTTTCTTTATCGATAGTTGCGATCCTAATTAATGCAACTATTGCACCAATCTTGGTGAAGTACCTGTACGATCCTTCAAGGAAATATGCAGGTTACAAGGAAAGGGATATCATGCATAACAGACCCAATGCAGAGCTTCGCATCTTGGTGTGCATTCACGAACCCGACAACATTCCTACGGTTATCAAACTTCTGGAAGCTTCAGGCTCGACAAGACAAAGACCCCTTACTGTTTATGTTCTTCACCTTATCAAACTGATTGGCCGAGCCTCCCCCGTTTTTATCTCCCACCAAATGCAGAAAAAGACTCTCTCCAAAACTTCCTATTCAGAGAATGTGATTATCGCATTTAGTCGCTTCAAACAAGACAATCTGGATGGCATATCACTGTTGCATGTTTTCACTGCCATCTCTCCACCAAAGTACATGCACGAAGACGTATGCACTCTTGCACTGTACAAGCTCGCGTCCCTCATAGTACTCCCATTCCACCGGAAATGGTCTCTTGATGGGTTTGTTGAATCGGAGGACTGTGCTATAAGGACTCTGAACTGCGGTGTCCTTGAACTAGCACCTTGCTCCGTGGGGATCCTTGTTGATCGTGGCCGTTCAACTATTCCAGCAGATTCATCTTATTCTGTTGCAATGATCTTCTTAGGAGGGAGTGACGATCAAGAGGCATTAACATTGGCGAAACGCATGGCCAATGATATGATGAACATCAATTTAACTGTGGTTCACTTTGTTGCATCTGGGAGTGAAGAGATTAGAGATTGGGGCGATTTGCTGGACCATGAGGTGCTCAAGGATGTTAAACTTAACAATGTAAGTGGTGGATATGTGACGTATATAGAGGAGATGGTGGAAGATGGACCTCAGACGGCATTGATAATTCATTCTATGATAGACGAGTACGACCTTCTTATAGTTGGGAGGCGGCACAATGTAGTGTCCCCTCAAACATCAGGGCTTGCAGAATGGAGTGAATTCCCAGAGCTGGGTATCATCGGAGATCTTCTTGCCTCCACAGAAAACAACACCAGGACATCCGTTTTGGTGGTGCAGCAGCAACAACGTCGACGACGGGCAATATCCTAG